Proteins encoded by one window of Halomonas chromatireducens:
- a CDS encoding hydroxymethylglutaryl-CoA lyase — protein MTFPKSVRLVEVGPRDGLQNEPNPIDTATKLELIDRLGAAGIAYIEAASFVSPKWVPQMADHREVMTGLTRRQGVTYAALSPNLKGLEAALECGVEEVAVFGAASEAFSQKNINCSVAESLERFIPVLERAQQAGVRVRGYVSCVLGCPYEGEIAPAKVAEVSKALYEMGCYEVSLGDTIGTGTPLAAKRMIEAVSRDIPMDKLAAHFHDTYGQALANLYAVLEEGISVVDSSVAGLGGCPYAKGASGNVASEDVVYLLNGLGIETGIDLEALADTGTWITQTIGRPNRSKVGVALAAK, from the coding sequence ATGACATTCCCCAAATCCGTGCGCCTGGTCGAGGTCGGCCCCCGCGACGGACTGCAGAACGAACCCAACCCGATCGACACGGCCACCAAGCTCGAACTGATCGACCGCCTGGGCGCCGCCGGCATTGCCTACATCGAGGCCGCCAGCTTCGTCTCCCCCAAGTGGGTGCCGCAGATGGCCGACCATCGCGAGGTAATGACCGGCCTCACGCGTCGCCAAGGTGTGACCTACGCCGCCCTCTCCCCCAACCTCAAGGGACTGGAAGCGGCGCTGGAATGTGGCGTGGAAGAAGTAGCGGTATTCGGCGCAGCCAGCGAGGCCTTCTCACAGAAGAACATCAACTGCTCCGTCGCCGAATCCCTGGAGCGCTTCATCCCGGTACTGGAGCGTGCCCAGCAGGCCGGCGTGCGGGTGCGCGGCTACGTTTCCTGCGTACTCGGCTGCCCCTACGAAGGTGAGATCGCCCCGGCCAAGGTAGCCGAAGTCTCCAAGGCGCTGTATGAGATGGGCTGCTACGAAGTGTCGCTGGGCGACACCATCGGCACCGGCACGCCGCTCGCCGCCAAGCGTATGATCGAAGCCGTGAGCCGCGACATCCCCATGGACAAGCTCGCCGCCCACTTTCACGACACCTACGGCCAGGCACTCGCCAACCTCTACGCCGTGCTGGAAGAAGGCATCAGCGTGGTGGACAGCTCCGTCGCCGGCCTCGGCGGCTGCCCCTACGCCAAGGGCGCCTCCGGCAACGTGGCAAGCGAAGACGTCGTCTACCTGCTGAACGGCCTCGGCATCGAGACTGGCATCGACCTCGAGGCACTCGCCGACACCGGCACCTGGATCACCCAGACCATCGGCCGGCCGAACCGCTCGAAGGTGGGGGTCGCGTTAGCGGCGAAGTAA
- a CDS encoding enoyl-CoA hydratase/isomerase family protein, translating into MSSNDTFSRLTIDDRGVAWLTLDRPEVHNAFDDSLIAELNAHLEQLHDDAHHGHVRVVVLGSEGKNFSAGADLGWMKRMVEYDFEGNLADSRKLSQLMHRLDTLPCPTICRVQGAAFGGAVGLAACCDIVIASDKAKFCLSEVKIGLSPAVISPYVQRAIGPRQMRRFALSAEVVDAATSLTLSLSHQVVGLDELDEAVEAMIGNLLGGSPQAQRATKALLFEVAREPDSKATREHTCKVIAELRVSAEGQEGLSSFFEKRRPAWVDDTAASTKTSADTERRS; encoded by the coding sequence ATGTCATCAAACGATACCTTCTCCCGCCTGACCATCGACGACCGCGGCGTCGCCTGGCTGACACTCGATCGTCCGGAGGTGCATAACGCCTTCGACGACAGCCTGATTGCCGAGCTCAACGCCCACCTGGAGCAGCTCCACGACGACGCCCACCATGGCCATGTGCGCGTGGTGGTACTGGGCTCCGAGGGCAAGAACTTCTCCGCCGGCGCCGACCTGGGTTGGATGAAGCGCATGGTCGAGTACGACTTCGAGGGCAACCTGGCGGACTCTCGCAAGCTCTCGCAGTTGATGCACCGTCTCGACACCCTGCCCTGCCCTACCATCTGTCGGGTGCAGGGTGCGGCGTTCGGTGGCGCCGTGGGCCTGGCCGCCTGCTGCGACATCGTCATCGCCTCCGACAAGGCCAAGTTCTGCCTCTCCGAGGTCAAGATCGGCCTTTCGCCGGCGGTGATCAGCCCCTACGTGCAGCGGGCCATCGGTCCGCGCCAGATGCGCCGCTTCGCCCTCTCCGCCGAAGTGGTCGATGCCGCCACCAGCCTCACCCTGAGCCTGAGCCACCAGGTCGTCGGACTCGACGAGCTGGACGAGGCCGTCGAGGCGATGATCGGCAACCTGCTCGGCGGCTCGCCCCAGGCCCAGCGCGCCACCAAGGCACTGCTCTTCGAGGTCGCCCGGGAGCCCGACAGCAAGGCCACCCGCGAACACACCTGCAAGGTGATCGCCGAGCTGCGCGTCAGCGCCGAGGGTCAGGAAGGCCTTTCCAGTTTCTTCGAGAAGCGCCGCCCCGCCTGGGTCGACGACACCGCCGCTTCAACCAAGACGTCAGCCGACACGGAGCGACGCTCATGA
- a CDS encoding acetyl/propionyl/methylcrotonyl-CoA carboxylase subunit alpha, with the protein MSQTPQTRTSQFDTLLVANRGEIACRVMRTARAMGLRTVAVYSEADASARHVREADEAVRLGPAAARESYLKVEAVVEAAKRTGAGAIHPGYGFLSENGGFVEALDQAGIVFVGPPASAIAAMGDKSAAKARMANAGVPLVPGYHGNDQDDALLKAEADKIGYPVLLKASAGGGGKGMRVVEAPEQFQAALDGCRRESQAAFGDTRMLIEKYLTQPRHVEVQVFCDSHGNGVYLFERDCSVQRRHQKVLEEAPAPGMTAELRSKMGDAAVRAAKEIGYVGAGTVEFLLDADGSFFFMEMNTRLQVEHPVTEMITGQDLVEWQLRVAMGEALPCTQDELTITGHSFEARLYAEDPDQDFLPATGLLTQFAMDLEGAGLDPARVRLDSGVETGDAVSMHYDPMLAKLIVHGDDRDQALATLNRALAALDVQGVVTNRAFLQRLATHPAFKACDLDTRFIERNEATLFAPKQYSIEEYAGAALVGLNQLARECESDSPWDRHDGFRLNAPHSIRIALCDPAHVQDSEDADTVVVVDGTRHSGDALWTLTIRGETLTASLQPLAGDAVAVTLNGHRRRLQARRDGNVVVMVDPRGETRLFWRRIDAIDHGHHEAESTLTAPMHGTVVALLVEPGQRVEKGMPLMVMEAMKMEHTMTAPADGHVENFHFQGGDTVGQGDVLLEFAADE; encoded by the coding sequence ATGAGCCAGACACCGCAAACCCGTACTAGCCAGTTCGACACCCTGCTGGTGGCCAACCGCGGCGAAATTGCCTGCCGCGTCATGCGCACCGCCCGCGCCATGGGCCTGCGCACCGTGGCCGTCTATTCCGAGGCCGACGCCAGCGCCCGCCACGTGCGCGAGGCCGATGAGGCCGTGCGCCTTGGACCGGCCGCCGCCCGTGAGAGCTACCTCAAGGTCGAGGCCGTGGTCGAGGCCGCCAAGCGCACCGGCGCCGGCGCCATCCACCCCGGCTACGGCTTCCTCTCCGAGAACGGCGGCTTCGTCGAAGCGCTGGACCAGGCCGGCATCGTCTTCGTCGGCCCGCCCGCCTCGGCGATCGCCGCCATGGGTGACAAGTCTGCCGCCAAGGCACGCATGGCTAACGCCGGCGTGCCGCTGGTGCCGGGCTACCACGGTAATGACCAGGACGACGCCCTGCTCAAGGCCGAGGCCGACAAGATCGGCTACCCAGTGCTGCTCAAGGCCAGCGCCGGCGGCGGCGGCAAGGGCATGCGCGTGGTCGAGGCCCCCGAGCAGTTCCAGGCCGCACTGGACGGCTGCCGCCGCGAGTCTCAGGCCGCCTTCGGCGACACCCGCATGCTGATCGAGAAGTACCTGACCCAGCCACGCCACGTCGAGGTCCAGGTGTTCTGCGATTCACACGGCAACGGCGTCTACCTGTTCGAGCGCGACTGCTCCGTGCAGCGCCGCCACCAGAAGGTGCTCGAGGAAGCCCCCGCCCCCGGCATGACCGCGGAACTGCGTAGCAAGATGGGCGACGCCGCCGTGCGCGCCGCCAAGGAGATCGGCTACGTGGGAGCCGGCACCGTCGAGTTCCTGCTGGATGCGGACGGCTCCTTCTTCTTCATGGAGATGAACACCCGCCTGCAGGTGGAGCACCCCGTCACCGAGATGATCACCGGCCAGGACCTGGTCGAGTGGCAGCTGCGCGTGGCCATGGGCGAAGCCCTGCCCTGCACCCAGGACGAGCTGACCATCACCGGCCACAGCTTCGAGGCGCGGCTCTACGCCGAAGACCCGGACCAGGACTTCCTACCCGCCACCGGCCTGCTCACCCAGTTCGCCATGGACCTGGAAGGCGCCGGCCTGGATCCTGCGCGCGTGCGCCTGGACAGCGGCGTGGAGACCGGCGACGCCGTGTCCATGCACTACGACCCGATGCTGGCCAAGCTGATCGTCCACGGCGACGACCGCGACCAGGCCCTGGCCACCCTCAACCGTGCGCTGGCCGCGCTGGACGTGCAGGGCGTCGTGACCAACCGCGCCTTCCTGCAGCGCCTGGCGACACACCCGGCGTTCAAGGCCTGCGACCTCGACACCCGCTTTATCGAGCGCAATGAAGCCACCCTCTTCGCCCCCAAGCAGTACAGCATCGAAGAGTACGCCGGTGCCGCCCTGGTGGGCCTCAACCAGCTCGCCCGCGAGTGCGAAAGCGACTCCCCCTGGGACCGCCACGACGGCTTCCGCCTCAACGCCCCGCACAGCATCCGCATCGCCCTGTGCGACCCGGCCCACGTGCAGGACAGCGAAGATGCCGACACCGTTGTGGTGGTCGACGGCACCCGCCACAGCGGTGACGCCCTCTGGACCCTGACCATCCGTGGCGAGACCCTCACCGCCAGCCTGCAACCGCTTGCTGGCGACGCCGTGGCCGTGACCCTCAACGGCCACCGCCGCCGCCTGCAGGCACGCCGCGACGGCAACGTCGTCGTCATGGTCGACCCCCGCGGTGAAACCCGGCTGTTCTGGCGCCGCATCGACGCCATCGACCACGGCCACCACGAAGCCGAATCGACCCTCACCGCGCCCATGCACGGCACCGTTGTGGCACTGCTCGTCGAACCCGGCCAGCGCGTGGAGAAAGGCATGCCGCTGATGGTCATGGAAGCCATGAAGATGGAACACACCATGACCGCCCCCGCCGACGGCCACGTGGAAAACTTCCACTTCCAGGGCGGCGACACTGTCGGCCAAGGCGATGTACTGCTCGAATTCGCCGCCGACGAGTAA
- a CDS encoding carboxyl transferase domain-containing protein, which translates to MSILNTQINPRSDVFQANEASMRHEVMKLRELTAAISQGGGEKARTRHESRGKLFVRDRIDHLLDEGSPFLEFSALAAHDTYDSPIPAAGVVTGIGRVSGVECVIVANDATVKGGTYFPMTVKKHIRAQEIARKHRLPCIYLVDSGGAHLPSQDEVFPDRDHFGRIFYNQATLSAEGIPQIAVVMGSCTAGGAYVPAMADESIIVKQQGTIFLGGPPLVKAATGESISAEDLGGADVHCKVSGVADHYAENDAHALQLARGCVSRLNWQKRGQLKMQEPKPPRLDPAEIYGIVGTDLKKPYDVREVIARIVDDSDFDEFKRYYGDTLVTGFAHIHGYPVGIVANNGVLFSESAVKGAHFIELCAQRKIPLIFLQNITGFMVGSKYEHEGIAKHGAKLVTAVACAKVPKFTVLIGGSFGAGNYGMCGRAYDPNLLFMWPNARISVMGGEQAAGVLAQVKRDQHEREGREWSAEEEEAFKAPTRDQYEHQGHPYYASARLWDDGVIDPAQTRDVLGLSLAAAMNAEVQETKFGVFRM; encoded by the coding sequence ATGAGCATCCTGAATACCCAGATCAATCCACGCAGCGATGTCTTCCAGGCCAACGAGGCGTCGATGCGCCACGAGGTCATGAAACTCCGAGAACTGACCGCAGCGATCAGCCAGGGCGGCGGCGAGAAGGCGCGTACCCGACACGAGTCCCGCGGCAAGCTGTTCGTGCGCGACCGCATCGACCACCTGCTCGACGAAGGTTCGCCCTTCCTCGAGTTCTCGGCGCTGGCGGCCCACGACACCTATGACAGCCCGATTCCCGCCGCCGGCGTGGTCACCGGCATCGGCCGCGTCTCTGGCGTGGAGTGTGTGATCGTCGCCAACGACGCCACGGTCAAGGGCGGCACCTACTTCCCGATGACGGTGAAGAAGCACATCCGCGCCCAGGAGATCGCCCGCAAGCACCGCCTGCCGTGCATCTACCTGGTCGACTCCGGCGGCGCCCACCTGCCGAGCCAGGACGAGGTGTTCCCCGACCGTGACCACTTCGGCCGCATCTTCTACAACCAGGCCACCCTCTCTGCCGAAGGCATCCCGCAGATCGCCGTGGTGATGGGCTCCTGCACCGCCGGCGGCGCCTACGTGCCGGCCATGGCCGACGAGTCGATCATCGTCAAGCAGCAGGGCACCATCTTCCTGGGTGGCCCGCCGCTGGTGAAGGCCGCCACCGGCGAGAGCATCAGCGCCGAGGACCTTGGCGGCGCCGATGTCCACTGCAAGGTGAGCGGCGTGGCCGACCACTACGCCGAGAACGACGCCCACGCCCTGCAGCTGGCGCGCGGCTGCGTATCACGGCTCAACTGGCAGAAGCGCGGCCAGCTGAAGATGCAGGAACCCAAGCCGCCTCGGCTCGACCCGGCAGAAATCTACGGCATCGTTGGCACCGACCTCAAGAAGCCCTACGACGTGCGTGAAGTGATCGCCCGCATCGTCGACGACTCCGACTTCGACGAGTTCAAGCGCTACTACGGCGACACCCTGGTCACCGGCTTCGCCCATATCCACGGATACCCGGTGGGCATCGTCGCCAACAATGGCGTGCTGTTCTCGGAGTCCGCGGTCAAGGGCGCGCACTTCATCGAGCTCTGCGCCCAGCGCAAGATCCCGCTGATCTTCCTGCAGAACATCACCGGCTTCATGGTCGGCTCCAAGTACGAGCACGAAGGCATTGCCAAGCACGGGGCCAAGCTGGTCACCGCCGTGGCCTGTGCCAAGGTGCCCAAGTTCACCGTGCTGATCGGCGGCAGCTTCGGCGCCGGCAACTACGGCATGTGCGGCCGCGCCTACGACCCCAACCTGCTGTTCATGTGGCCCAACGCCCGCATTTCCGTCATGGGCGGCGAACAGGCTGCCGGCGTGCTGGCTCAGGTCAAGCGCGACCAGCACGAGCGCGAGGGCCGCGAGTGGTCCGCGGAAGAAGAGGAAGCCTTCAAGGCCCCCACCCGCGACCAGTACGAGCACCAGGGCCACCCCTATTACGCCAGCGCGCGGCTGTGGGACGACGGCGTCATCGACCCGGCCCAGACCCGCGACGTGCTGGGCCTGTCCCTGGCCGCAGCGATGAATGCCGAGGTGCAGGAAACCAAGTTCGGCGTGTTCCGTATGTAG